In Vibrio japonicus, the following are encoded in one genomic region:
- a CDS encoding AraC family transcriptional regulator, with product MSLAQAMRQYVEYQQLHELEGIYQTQIEGVWFYRSSKGNDRKPFVYQSGIIVLGQGNKNIYMGSDPVHYGPEDYLVVGVPMPLECEAIATDGEPLLGLSVDIDPQLLHRLVHRLDSLGFRPAKSCSEQRCGLKSVQMDQTMLDVCQRLVQALCDPLDTVMLSESLKEELVYRALMSEEGHVLFDLARHDGYYARVAKVLDKMHREYAENLSVEKLAQEANMSTSAFHHAFREVTLESPIQYIKKVRLNKAKELIQLEGKKVNDAARIVGYNSSSQFSREYKRHFNETPRGLKIAS from the coding sequence ATGAGTCTTGCACAGGCAATGAGGCAGTATGTTGAATATCAACAACTGCATGAGCTGGAAGGAATTTATCAGACACAAATAGAAGGTGTTTGGTTTTACAGAAGTAGCAAAGGTAACGATCGAAAGCCTTTTGTTTATCAATCGGGCATTATTGTGCTTGGTCAGGGAAACAAGAACATCTATATGGGAAGTGACCCCGTGCATTATGGGCCAGAGGATTACTTGGTGGTGGGCGTTCCCATGCCTCTAGAATGTGAAGCGATAGCGACAGATGGGGAACCTTTATTGGGCCTCTCCGTGGATATTGATCCTCAGTTGTTGCATCGACTGGTCCATAGATTGGACTCATTAGGCTTTCGTCCTGCGAAATCATGCAGTGAACAGCGTTGTGGTTTGAAGTCTGTTCAAATGGATCAAACCATGCTGGATGTATGCCAGCGTTTAGTCCAAGCGCTGTGTGACCCTTTAGATACTGTCATGCTATCGGAATCGCTCAAAGAAGAGCTGGTGTACAGGGCATTGATGAGTGAAGAAGGGCACGTATTGTTTGACTTGGCGCGTCATGACGGCTATTACGCACGAGTCGCGAAAGTATTGGATAAGATGCATCGTGAGTATGCTGAAAACTTATCTGTTGAAAAGTTGGCTCAGGAAGCGAATATGAGCACGTCTGCTTTCCATCACGCGTTTCGAGAAGTGACGCTAGAATCCCCAATTCAGTACATAAAGAAAGTCAGGCTCAACAAAGCGAAAGAGCTGATACAACTTGAAGGTAAGAAGGTCAATGATGCGGCGCGCATCGTCGGCTATAACAGCTCATCTCAGTTTTCCAGAGAATATAAACGCCACTTCAATGAAACACCGCGTGGATTGAAGATCGCAAGTTAA
- the glgC gene encoding glucose-1-phosphate adenylyltransferase yields MQDTLTIILAGGMGSRLSPLTDHRAKPAVPFGGKYRIIDFTLTNCLRSGLRRILVLTQYKSHSLQKHLRDGWSIFNPELGEFISVIPPQMRGGGKWYEGTADAIYHNLWLLSRSDAEHVIVLSGDHIYRMDYAAMLDEHKSKQADLTIGCMNVSREDATQFGVMDIDENNRITSFVEKPSEPPAIPGKPDRSLASMGIYIFSTKVLVEALRKDAENENSSHDFGKDIIPELIQSFGVYAYDFCSDKGRVAKDCYWRDVGTIDSFYDANMDLLEPIPPMNLYQRDWGIRTYEPQSPPARTVSSATGNEGIFINSIIADGVVNSGGSVQHSVVSMNVHINDGATVVDSILFDDVEVGDGCQLVNCIIDKHVKIPPYTQIGINRAEDAKRFHISEKGIVVVPESYQFSENG; encoded by the coding sequence ATGCAAGACACTCTTACCATCATCCTTGCTGGAGGTATGGGATCTCGACTTAGCCCTTTGACCGATCATAGAGCCAAGCCTGCCGTTCCTTTTGGAGGTAAGTATCGAATCATAGATTTTACCCTGACTAACTGCTTGCGATCCGGCTTACGCAGGATTTTGGTCCTCACTCAGTATAAATCCCACTCTTTGCAGAAACACCTCCGAGATGGGTGGTCTATTTTCAACCCTGAACTGGGTGAATTTATTAGTGTCATCCCACCACAAATGCGCGGTGGCGGTAAATGGTACGAAGGCACCGCTGACGCTATCTACCATAATTTATGGCTGCTCTCTCGTAGTGATGCGGAACATGTCATTGTGTTGTCTGGTGATCACATCTATCGAATGGACTACGCAGCCATGCTCGATGAACATAAAAGCAAACAAGCGGACCTCACTATCGGATGCATGAATGTCAGTAGAGAAGATGCGACTCAATTCGGTGTGATGGATATAGATGAGAACAATCGTATCACTTCGTTTGTCGAAAAACCTTCTGAGCCCCCTGCTATCCCCGGCAAACCTGACCGCAGTTTAGCCTCAATGGGCATTTATATCTTCAGTACTAAAGTGCTTGTGGAAGCACTCAGAAAAGACGCCGAAAACGAAAATTCCTCACACGATTTCGGTAAAGACATTATTCCTGAACTCATCCAATCGTTCGGTGTTTATGCATATGATTTTTGTAGTGATAAGGGCCGTGTTGCGAAAGACTGTTACTGGCGAGACGTAGGAACGATAGATTCTTTCTATGACGCTAACATGGACTTATTAGAGCCAATTCCGCCAATGAATCTCTATCAGCGAGATTGGGGAATACGCACCTATGAGCCGCAAAGTCCACCAGCGAGAACAGTCTCCTCAGCAACTGGCAACGAAGGTATATTTATTAACTCCATTATTGCTGATGGTGTGGTCAATTCGGGTGGTTCGGTGCAACACTCTGTTGTCTCAATGAACGTACATATTAATGACGGCGCAACGGTTGTTGACAGTATTTTGTTTGACGACGTAGAGGTGGGCGATGGCTGTCAGCTTGTTAACTGCATTATTGATAAGCACGTCAAAATCCCCCCTTATACCCAGATCGGAATCAACCGTGCTGAAGATGCAAAGCGATTTCATATTTCTGAAAAAGGCATTGTCGTTGTACCTGAAAGTTATCAGTTCTCGGAGAATGGTTGA